CGGCCTTAGAAAACAGTTGGCGGCTCATTCGTCAGGTTCGTTTCACCCATAACCGCGATCCCGAACCCGCCATGGCGTCTCGGAAACAGCATGAGCAACGCACCCATCGAATCGAATTCAAAATACACACGTACTGCTATGTCGCCGATTAGTTTTGTCAGTCAACCAGGGCCAACCCCCACGGCCTTAACCTCGACCGCCTTCGACAGCTCAAAACCGACGTGGTGATTTCTGGCGGCCACAATGACCTGCCCCACCTGAAGGCGTACACCGACTCCAGTCGCCACGAAGCGGTGATTAAAAGCTTCAAACTTCCCTTCGACAGCGAAGACAATGGCGTCAAAGGCGACATCGGCATTGTTGTGGTTAACAACATGCTGTTGACCGGGTTTGATGCCCCCGTCGAGCAGGTCATGTACCTTGATAAGGTGATTCAGGCCCACAACCTCTTGCAGGCGATCGCCCGCGTCAATCGAGTCGGTGGGGCCGACAAAGAGAAGGGTTTTGTGGTGGACTACGTGGGCATTGGTCACCATCTCAAACGCGCCATCGACACCTACGACGAACGGGAACAAAAAGAAATTGAAGAGACCCTCAGCTTTCCTGAAGAGGAAATTCGCCAACTTGAACACGATCACCAGGCCCTAATCGCCTTTCTCAGCCAGTACGGCCTCACCGACCTCACTGACCACGATGCCTTCTTTGACCTGTTCTACGACGAAGACATTCGCTTTGAGTTCATGCAGGGGTTCCGGCAGCTCACCCGCAGCCTTAACCTGGTGTTTCCGGCCCGCCAAGCCCTTAACTACATTGCCAACTACCAGGCCCTCGCCGAAATTAACGTGCTAGCAGGCAGGCATCTCCACGACACCCGCCTCAGCATGAAGGGCATTCCGGCCAAGCTTCGCCAAATTGTCGATGCCCATCTCGCCTCCCAGGGCATTGACCCCAAAGTTAAGCCCATCTCGATCCTCGACGAAGACTTTGAGCGCCAAGTTGGCACCCGAAAACGCGCCAAAACCAAGGCCGCCGAAGTTGAGCATGCCCTGCGCCACTACATCGACCTAGAGCTAGACGACGATCCAGAGCTGCAAGCCTCCTTTGCCGAAGCCCTAGCCGCTATCCTCAGCGAGTTTAAAGACAACTGGGAACGCATCTACCAAGAGCTAGAAAAGCTGCGCCAGCGCCTCAAGGACGCCGATAAGGAGCCCACCTACGGCCTGCACAAAAAGCGAGAGATGTGAAGTGACCCCCGATTTTCGGACACAAGGCTAAGAGCAGTATCCTTGTTCCACAGGAGGGGGCAACTATGAGCGCAAACCGACGACAGTACACAGCT
The Leptolyngbya sp. KIOST-1 DNA segment above includes these coding regions:
- a CDS encoding UvrB domain 3-containing protein; translation: MVISGGHNDLPHLKAYTDSSRHEAVIKSFKLPFDSEDNGVKGDIGIVVVNNMLLTGFDAPVEQVMYLDKVIQAHNLLQAIARVNRVGGADKEKGFVVDYVGIGHHLKRAIDTYDEREQKEIEETLSFPEEEIRQLEHDHQALIAFLSQYGLTDLTDHDAFFDLFYDEDIRFEFMQGFRQLTRSLNLVFPARQALNYIANYQALAEINVLAGRHLHDTRLSMKGIPAKLRQIVDAHLASQGIDPKVKPISILDEDFERQVGTRKRAKTKAAEVEHALRHYIDLELDDDPELQASFAEALAAILSEFKDNWERIYQELEKLRQRLKDADKEPTYGLHKKREM